A window from Branchiostoma floridae strain S238N-H82 chromosome 16, Bfl_VNyyK, whole genome shotgun sequence encodes these proteins:
- the LOC118403614 gene encoding uncharacterized protein LOC118403614 has product MDARIVALVVAVLVTEACGLHQLHDRGTDVYLPNPQSRRVYRLGGTSWFATIKAGATPHKWYETIMRLDSPHFGKRRSVTDYSLNVPDDKVVGGIDDRREGPERVPIILSDSDVGRDRQRSGERIFQVNRGGQKCVCW; this is encoded by the exons ATGGACGCGAGGATAGTTGCGCTGGTTGTGGCGGTGTTGGTGACAGAGGCGTGCGGGTTACACCAGCTGCATGACCGCGGCACGGATGTGTATCTGCCCAACCCCCAGAGCCGAAGAG TTTACAGGCTTGGTGGCACCAGTTGGTTTGCAACAATAAAAG cCGGAGCAACACCGCACAAATGGTACGAAACCATTATGCGGCTCGACTCACCCCATTTTGGCAAAAGACGCTCCGTGACCGACTACAGCCTTAACGTCCCCGATGACAAGGTCGTTGGAGGAATCGACGATCGTCGGGAGGGTCCGGAAAGAGTCCCGATTATCCTTTCCGACAGCGATGTCGGAAGGGATCGGCAACGTTCGGGAGAGAGAATCTTCCAAGTGAACAGAGGCGGCCAAAAATGCGTTTGCTGGTGA